GCCGCTGGTTGTATTGCCCGAAATGAGGGTAATAACCTGCCCCAATTTATTAAGCATCCTTATCCTGTAATGGTGGTTTTCAAAATCGGCATCGCTAAAAAATATATTTCCGTCCGCATCTGAAACCAAGGACTGCGGACCAAACATTTGCGCATTTGCACCCTCTCCGTCGGTAAGGCCGAATGTGCCGTTACCAATAACTGTGCTAACTACACCTTCGGGGGTGATTTTACGGATCCTGAAATGATCGGAATCAACTACATATAAATTACCTGATGGGTCGGTAGTTTCGCGGGTCAGGTAACCAAATTTAGCTGCGCTGCCTATACCATCAACATATCCTCGTTCAAAGGTGTTAGTACCGGCAAGGGTGGTAACGACTCCGGCAGGTGAAACCTTACGTATACTACCAGCACCGAGGAAATACAAGTTTCCTGTCGCATCTTTAGCTAAATCCAATGAACTGGTGCCAAATCTTGCATCGGCACCTGTGCCATCTGCTATTCCGGCGCTGGGGTAGCTGCCTGCTAAAACAGATACATTTTTTTCGGACGATACTTTCACTATTGTAGTCTGAACTGGGATGTAAAAATTATCCTGCGCATCGACGGCAAAGCCTGTAAAACCGTCGGTAGGCGTATAATATATTGGTTGGTCATTTGGCTGTATTTCATAAATTTTCTTGCCGTCGCCACCAAACATGCGGCCTGTACCGTCAAACTTTATCTGGTCGATGTCAAGAGCGCCAAACGATGCATAATCGCTCATTACCCCCGAGGTTACCGTAAAGTTTGTTGCCGAGGCCGCTTTTTTTCCGTTGCTAAGTAATTCAATTTTGCCGGTAGCCGCCGTTGCCGGTACCGTTACTACTATTTGGGTTGCGGTTACCGAATTAATTTTGGCCGTAACGCCATTAAATGTAACTGTGTTATTAGCCGCAACAGTATTAAAGTTTGTTCCGGTAATAGTTACAACTGCATTGGGCAAAGCTTTTGCCGGTGCAAAGGCCGTTATAGTAACCGGCTCTTGGGGAGCCACCACGGGTTTTTGCGACTTTGAGCAGGATATGATTAAAATCGAAAAAGCAGAGATGAAAGCGAGGGTTAAATTTGCTTTAACCGGATAAAAATTACGCATATATAAATTATGATGGGTTTAGACCTCAAATATATTATTTATCCCGCTAATAACGGGAGCTCGGCTGTTTTTACCCATATTTAGCGCAGGTCTTGTGTCGGGATAGGGGCGATAGCCCTATGATTAGTTTATAAAAGTCACATGTCCATCATCACTCTATTCCAAAATACACCCTGCTGTGTCCTGAAAGCAGATTGCTTATGAACTATTACCCCTCGCAAAATATATTTTGTAGTCAAATACATAATTAATTGTGTCTTTTAGACAACGAAATAATTACTTTGGTTAAATATTAAATCACGGGGAATGGGCGATCATAAAAATAATCCTGACTATCATAGCGAGCTTGTTTATCAAATGTGCTACGAACACAGTCTTGATGGAATAATCTTAACTATTCCTGATGGAAAGGTTTTAGCTGCTAATCCGGCGGCCTGTGATATATTCGGTATGACCGAAGCCGAATTGTGCGCATTAAGCCGTTCAACGCTTTTTGACACCGGAGAC
The genomic region above belongs to Mucilaginibacter sp. KACC 22773 and contains:
- a CDS encoding IPT/TIG domain-containing protein, which produces MRNFYPVKANLTLAFISAFSILIISCSKSQKPVVAPQEPVTITAFAPAKALPNAVVTITGTNFNTVAANNTVTFNGVTAKINSVTATQIVVTVPATAATGKIELLSNGKKAASATNFTVTSGVMSDYASFGALDIDQIKFDGTGRMFGGDGKKIYEIQPNDQPIYYTPTDGFTGFAVDAQDNFYIPVQTTIVKVSSEKNVSVLAGSYPSAGIADGTGADARFGTSSLDLAKDATGNLYFLGAGSIRKVSPAGVVTTLAGTNTFERGYVDGIGSAAKFGYLTRETTDPSGNLYVVDSDHFRIRKITPEGVVSTVIGNGTFGLTDGEGANAQMFGPQSLVSDADGNIFFSDADFENHHYRIRMLNKLGQVITLISGNTTSGIVNGALGTATTNRPLGLAFDATGNLYIVNSGVHKISKVTFN